A genome region from Cutaneotrichosporon cavernicola HIS019 DNA, chromosome: 5 includes the following:
- the PRE7 gene encoding uncharacterized protein (Proteasome subunit beta type), whose product MALFATHAAAAPVAAPIEHPYDDNGGSILAIAGADFSVIAGDTRQTQGYSIQTRYAQKVFQLTDTAVLAVNGFAADGNNFVKRVKQKLEWYEAAHHKQMGIKSIARMIQTMLYGKRFFPYYVYNILGGIEEDGTGAVYSFDPVGSYEREACRAAGAAQSLIQPFLDNQIYFKNMTFPPGEKPIPGNLPLSTVLGLVIDSFTSATERHIEVGDGLEMYVVMKKGRTTDDLLTKGVLPEGVTVQEVPPLGEGGGERTFKIYRNLKRD is encoded by the exons ATGGCCCTCTTTGCAACACACGCCGCAGCGGCTCCAGTCGCCGCCCCCATTGAACA CCCTTATGACGACAATGGTGGCTCGATCCTCGCGATTGCCGGTGCCGACTTCTCTGTGATTGCGGGCGACACGCGCCAGACCCAGGGATACTCGATCCAGACACGTTACGCCCAGAAGGTGTTCCAGCT tacCGACACAGCAGTGCTGGCGGTCAACGGGTTCGCGGCGGATGGCAACAACTTTGTCAAGCGCGTCAAGCAGAAGCTCGAATGGTACGAGGCAGCCCACCACAAGCAGATGGGGATCAAGAGCATTGCTCGCATGATCCAGACGATGCTGTACGGCAAGCGCTTCTTCCCTTACTACGTGTACAACATTCTGGGCGGtatcgaggaggacgggaCGGGCGCCGTCTACTCGTTCGACCCGGTCGGCAGCtacgagcgcgaggcgtgtcgcgcggccggcgcggcgcagtCGCTCATCCAGCCGTTCCTCGACAACCAGATCTACTTTAAGAACATGACCTTCCCCCCGGGCGAGAAGCCCATTCCCGGTAACCTCCCCCTGTCGACTgtgctcggcctcgttATCGACAGCTTCACGAGTGCGACCGAACGCCACATTGAAGTCGGCGACGGGCTCGAGATGTACGTCGTCATGAAGAAGGGACGGACGaccgacgacctcctcaccaaggGCGTGCTGCCAGAGGGCGTAACTGTCCAGGAGGTCCCGCctcttggcgagggcggcggtgaACGCACATTTAAGATCTACCGCAACCTCAAGCGCGACTAG
- a CDS encoding uncharacterized protein (Amidohydrolase) has translation MKRIDTHVHIIPPSYRAAIDKYGDPSGWVIPAWSLDAALNAATQLGVGVSVMSVTSPGPSIAGPGPQGRVLARACNGESVALARLAPGKIALFGSLPDWNDVDGTLTEIDYVMRDLCCPGVVVMTTYGGLLLGNPKFKPIWERLEQYQAIVFIHPAAVDVIPRLIAEKLPQPIVDYPQATTRTAADLVLTRTFTKDSKFKVILSHAGGTLPWLADRLASASRIANPSMSMAECLEAIRHFYFDVALSTTPTALYGLLQITTPDKILYGSDFPYAPLNSGLRQTTRLDKLLKGEFRSLGAVNSENAERLFGGIDRVVARLGGGNKPKPKL, from the exons ATGAAGCGCATCGACACACACGTCCACATCATTCCC CCGTCATACCGAGCCGCGATCGACAAGTACGGCGACCCATCGGGGTGGGTGATACCGGCGTGGTCGCTCGACGCTGCCCTCAACGCAGCCACCCAACTAGGGGTCGGCGTTTCGGTGATGAGCGTGACCTCTCCTGGCCCCTCTATTGCTGGGCCTGGGCCCCAAGGGCGTGTCCTAGCCCGCGCATGCAACGGCGAGAGCGTTGCGCTGGCCCGTCTGGCGCCCGGAAAGATTGCGCTCTTCGGTAGCCTGCCTGACTGGAACGACGTGGACGGCACCCTTACCGAGATCGACTACGTCATGCGTGATCTCTGCTGCCCCGGCGTCGTGGTCATGACGACGTacggcggcctcctcctcggtaACCCCAAGTTCAAACCTATCTGGGAGCGACTGGAACAGTACCAAGCCATTGTGTTCATCCACCCCGCCGCAGTGGACGTGATCCCCCGCCTGATTGCCGAGAAGCTGCCCCAGCCCATCGTCGACTATCCACAGGCCACTACCCGGACTGCGGCCGACCTCGTTCTCACGCGCACATTCACCAAAGACAGCAAGTTCAAGGTCATCCTCTCCCATGCTGGCGGTACCCTGCCCTGGCTCGCGGACCGCTTGGCCTCTGCCTCGCGAATCGCCAATCCATCCATGAGCATGGCTGAATG CCTTGAGGCGATCCGCCACTTCTACTTTGACGTCGCGCTTAGCACGACCCCAACAGCACTGTATGGCCTGCTGCAGATCACTACCCCCGACAAGATTCTGTACGGAAGCGACTTTCCGTATGCGCCTCTTAACAGTGGTCTGAGGCAGACGACGCGGCTGGACAAGCTGCTGAAGGGCGAGTTCCGGagcctcggcgcggtcaATAGCGAAAACGCCGAGAGGTTGTTTGGGGGTATTGACCGGGTTGTCGCGCGCCTGGGCGGTGGGAACAAGCCGAAGCCGAAGCTTTAg
- the PRM1 gene encoding uncharacterized protein (plasma membrane fusion involved in cytogamy), with product MPPHTDDEGERDELKPFLGLAPRLWLTAFNPGFLPLIFTIASVAATRKSTNELAAQLKSSVLDACAQVAAGAGTLQALPRYLAMQTNAEVLRASRATVLAVGKALMDCITVIEVVLNFIVDTYRSLLLCTIQLVVQGSLELLISAVQTISDSVTSSLNSIRSSIQDDIGKMNNIIQSAVSGINRVTSLVSVDLSVPSIDIPSLNFLANVTIPTGFEDSLLRLNDSLPTMNELRDKMNALINTPFEVLKAEINETRLEIAGRLNASTFPVPTLQTLSQDGGLRDELCGDLDMGFIDDTAAALHKLGGIAIGLMVLALLLGWGVLAFYQWQRWRALKDTVAAVEAEWRHQTPNPWTTVAVVDAPLIERYAVPLMNKARLKPRTRNNVRWLLSYLSHPTCLTLLIMSVVGLIAIQAQIAALHSLKAAAQARATESIGATTSGLSARLNGLLANASSSYAEDMNNALAKIETSINEDMFGHWVNGTATNLNATLVEFYDDVEHLIKTAFDGTPLFRPINGFVYCILGSKIDSLEKALTWVREHAHIDLPTIPADVLQLSPESTAELAGPVTAAAVGGKDPDSGAVGKLVKHFEDALRAQQLVYGLLLGVYAVVALVGLLVVLWHSGGREWVGRRRSGGSDETQPPNGSFIPSPLYQAYSSEEKDHLTVPAAEGSHSGSLRALAAPGAAFLGMRGYVSSPTPDAPAPMGKNAHPWKELDSSDDTHENEGFWITRAVHGRRVHSPALPESEIGSRHPTRGPTPEKVGARLSPSLGLSMPSRSPSPSAIQVTPVHHTPPSLPTDSPASIQITPPRMKQLPTPAWKTRDEVDALGDATSTSTPTPERAGTPGSRTPFGTPSGTRPMPHASPGRLGALLQQLNEQRQRRAEEARIDPYYSSKPGREELAEETGRAL from the exons ATGCCACCAcacaccgacgacgagggagAGCGTGACGAACTCAAGCCCTTCTTGGGACTGGCGCCTCGCCTGTGGCTCACAGCGTTCAACCCAGGTttcctccccctcatcTTTACCATCGCAAGCGTTGCAGCCACTCGCAAGTCGACGAACGAGCTCGCAGCTCAGCTCAAGAGCTCTGTTCTTGACGCATGCGCCCAAGTCGCCGCTGGAGCAGGCACGCTGCAGGCCCTCCCGCGCTACCTCGCGATGCAGACGAACGCAGAGGTACTGCGCGCTTCCCGAGCCACCGTCCTGGCCGTCGGGAAGGCGCTCATGGACTGTATCACGGtcatcgaggtcgtgctCAACTTTATCGTCGACACCTACCGCTCCCTCCTTCTATGTACGATCCAGCTCGTCGTACAGGGATCACTTGAGCTTCTCATCAGCGCCGTGCAGACT ATCTCGGATAGTGTTACAAGCAGCCTCAACTCGATCCGCTCAAGCATCCAGGACGACATTGGCAAGATGAACAACATCATCCAGAGCGCTGTTAGCGGGATCAAC cgcGTCACCTCACTCGTTAGCGTAGACCTCTCGGTTCCAAGCATCGACATTCCCTCCCTCAACTTCCTGGCTAATGTTACGATTCCTACCGGTTTCGAGGACAGCCTGCTCCGTCTAAACGACAGTTTGCCGACGATGAACGAGCTGCGGGACAAGATGAACGCTCTGATCAACACACCATTTGAAGTGCTCAAAGCGGAGATCAACGAGACGCGCCTTGAGATCGCAGGTCGTCTCAACGCGTCCACGTTTCCTGTACCTACCCTGCAGACGCTGAGCCAGGACGGCGGGCTACGGGACGAGCTGTgtggcgacctcgacatggggttcatcgacgacacggcggccgcgctgcACAAGCTCGGTGGCATCGCTATTGGGCTTATGGTCCTCGCTTTACTTCTGGGATGGGGCGTGCTGGCATTCTACCAGTGGCAGCGGTGGCGTGCTCTCAAGGACACGGtcgcggccgtcgaggcggagtGGCGTCACCAGACGCCCAACCCTTGGACGACGGTTGCTGTTGTCGACGCGCCGCTAATCGAGCGTTACGCCGTGCCGTTGATGAACAAGGCTCGCCTCAAGCCCCGCACCCGCAACAACGTCCGCTGGCTACTCAGTTACCTGTCCCACCCAACCTGTCTTACACTGCTCATCATgagcgtcgtcggcctcatcGCCATCCAGGCCCAGATCGCTGCTCTTCACTCCCTCAAGGCtgccgcgcaggcgcgaGCGACCGAGTCAATCGGGGCCACAACGTCGGGCCTCTCAGCGCGTCTTAATGGCCTCCTGGCGAacgcttcctcctcctaTGCCGAAGACATGAacaacgccctcgccaaAATTGAGACCAGCATCAACGAAGACATGTTCGGCCACTGGGTTAACGGCACGGCCACCAATCTCAACGCGACCCTCGTCGAGTTCTACGACGATGTCGAGCACC TAATCAAGACGGCATTCGACGGTACGCCCCTGTTCCGTCCAATCAACGGGTTCGTGTACTGCATCCTTGGCTCCAAGATCGACTCGCTGGAAAAGGCACTCACATGGGTGCGCGAGCACGCGCACATTGACCTGCCTACCATCCCGGCCGACGTGCTCCAGCTCTCGCCCGAGAGcacggccgagctcgcgggACCAGTCACtgccgcggcggtgggtGGGAAGGACCCAGACTCTGGAGCCGttggcaagctcgtcaagcacttcgaggacgcgctgcgcgcccAGCAGCTCGTATACGGCCTCCTGCTGGGCGTGTACGCAGTAGTCGCGCTggtcggcctcctcgttgTGCTATGGCACTCGGGCGGCCGCGAGTGGGTTGGGCGCAGGCGTTCTGGAGGCAGTGATGAGACGCAGCCACCAAATGGCTCGTTCATCCCATCCCCGCTGTACCAGGCCTACTCTTCAGAGGAGAAGGACCACCTGACTGTCCCTGCCGCTGAGGGATCGCACTCAGGTTCGCTGCGTGCGCTGGCCGCACCTGGTGCAGCATTCCTTGGCATGCGGGGATATGTATCCTCACCGACACCAGACGCCCCAGCTCCCATGGGGAAGAACGCACACCCGTGGAAGGAGCTCGACTCGTCTGACGACACGCACGAGAACGAAGGCTTCTGGATTACCCGCGCAGTCCACGGACGCCGCGTCCACTCGCCCGCACTGCCAGAGAGCGAAATCGGATCGAGGCATCCAACACGTGGGCCGACCCCCGAGAAGGTTGGTGCGCGGCTATCCCCATCTCTGGGACTTAGCATGCCGTcacgctcgccctcaccgtCTGCGATTCAGGTAACGCCGGTGCACCATACCCCGCCGTCTCTTCCAACAGACAGCCCAGCCTCGATTCAGatcacgccgccgcgcatgAAGCAGCTTCCTACGCCGGCGTGGAAAACGCgagacgaggtcgacgcgctgggcgacgccacctccacctccaccccaaCACCAGAACGTGCAGGCACCCCAGGCTCCCGTACGCCATTCGGTACGCCATCAGGTACGCGTCCGATGCCACACGCGTCGCCTGGGCGCTTGGGGGCTTTGCTCCAGCAGCTCAATGagcagcggcagcggcgcgctGAAGAGGCGCGCATCGACCCGTACTACAGCTCCAAGCCTGGacgcgaggagcttgcAGAGGAGACGGGGCGGGCTTTGTGA
- a CDS encoding uncharacterized protein (Protein of unknown function (DUF2470)): protein MTFLTAEAIDRAVSHMNEDHADGNLYIVQAFQDRAATRADMVTLDETTGTWSYTLEDGTTKTAVIAFPNKLQKRDDIRIEVVALYKQACTDLGVAPAGHGHGHGHGHGHGENH from the coding sequence atgACGTTCCTCACCGCTGAAGCGATCGACCGCGCCGTCAGCCACATGAACGAGGaccacgccgacggcaaCCTCTACATCGTGCAGGCGTTCCAGGACCGCGCCGCGACCCGCGCCGACATGGTGACCCTTGATGAGACCACCGGCACGTGGAGCTACACCCTGGAAGACGGGACGACCAAGACGGCTGTCATCGCGTTCCCTAACAAGCTCCAGAAGCGCGATGATATCCgcatcgaggtcgtcgcTCTCTACAAGCAGGCGTGTACggatctcggcgtcgcACCTGCCGGCCATGGGCACGGCCATGGACACGGCCATGGGCACGGGGAGAACCACTAG